Genomic segment of Anguilla rostrata isolate EN2019 chromosome 13, ASM1855537v3, whole genome shotgun sequence:
GTTTCGGGGGTCGTAGGGATCCCCGCTTCGGCAGAGCGAGTTCCACAGCTGCTCCACTTCgccgtccgcctcctccgcGTCCGACTCCCCGTCTTCcgcatcctcctcctcctcctcttcctcgtcgtCCGAGTCGCAGAAGTCGGACGAGCCCTCGCTGTCGAAGCCGTCGTCGTCGTCCTGGCTGTCCCAGTCgctgtcctcctccagctccgacTCGCTGCCCTCGCTGCACGGGCTGCCCATGATGTAGGCGATGGCCTTGTTCTGGCAGCCGGGCACCTGCGGGTGGGGCGGGGTCAGCAcctctggctccgcctcctcgtcGGTGTCCGAAAGGTCAGAGAGGTCAGACTCACCGGAcgcctcctctccttccctcccagcCGAGGTGGCCTCCACGTCAGAGAGCTCCCCAGCGCCTGCCTCCACAGACGTGCGACCTTCCGCAGGTAAAGCTAgctcctctgccccctcccctggccCTGAACGCGCTTGCTCGGGACAGGCAGGCTCCACTAAATGCATCCTGAAGTTTGAGTGCTCTTCTTCCAAACTTGAGTACCCATTGTCCTGATCCGGGGTAAGAACCGCCACCTCACTGCAGGCGGTGGCCGCTCTTATGCCGGTAAGGCGTTCACAGACCGGCTGACAAACTAACAGGGTCTTTTCGGAGCTCGGGAGGGATTCCGGTCGGACCGACTGACGGCTACCATTATCGGGCTCGCCTTTGTTGCTGGAAGGTCCAGCGCTTTCGCCGTGAATCGGCTCTCCATAGTCGCGCTGTTCAAACAGATCCGTTGGCTTGGCAACGCCGGCGGTTGTACCAGACTCAGCCCGCTGACAATGGATGCCGCTGTCAATTTCTGGACAATGCTGATCTGACGCCACAGAGCATGCTCTCCATAAAAAACTTGACAGCCACCCTTGCGAACTGTCAGCAGATCCCCAGATCCCGTCCCACAACCAGTTGCTCTTCGCTCGCGATGCGACCGAGACCGGGTCTGACGGCCAGTCATCCCTTGCCAAACCTCGGTGGTATTCTGGGTTTTTTACAGTCACATCCTGTCCTGAAACTTTGTTCACCAAAACGTGACTAATGACATTTTTAACCGATGCCAAGTATCCCACTGCAGATGTTTGCTGTCTCATATTTACGTCAATGTCGGCGCTATCGTTAATTCCTAACTCTCGGAGGGAGTCGGCACTCAACCAGCTCACAGCTGCCGTTGAGGAAGAGCAAATGCCATTAGTGCCCGACTGGTAGTGTAGGTGGTAGGCGAGATCGCGCTCCGCTTCGGGAATTAAGTCAGGTTGATCTAAAAACGCATTTTTGCCCTTAAAGCGTCGTTTAATATCTCCATCCTGCCAGCCAGAAACGCCATTAGGCGTGGTGGGGCTTCCCGGGAAATACTTTTGCAGGAAAGCCAGAGCAGGCCTAGAGACCACCGACAGAATGCCAATCCACGGGCTATCCTGATTAGCATGCCGGAGTGTGGTTACGCTAAGGCCGGGGTCTGCCGCTGGCGCGGCATTCTCTTTGCGATAAAGTCCGTCTGAATGCATCCCCTTAAACATCCTGACTTTGTATATATAAACCTAAAACGATTAACAAACGTCCCAAGTAGTGACTAcagttggtttttaaaaaaatagaccaCATAGATTTCTCTTGCACATGCATGAGGAAAATGAATTTAGCTAGCCCGTTAATGTTTCCGCAAATATCTGGCTAACGTCAcgagtgcaaaaataaaaaatatacagatagCTAAATACGATCTACTATTTTTGAAGTGGCTAGctaagttaaataaaataaatatctctTCCCGTAGCTCGCTAACCAACGTTATGAGCTCCCGTACAGATTGCACAACTATGTGAATATAATACTGTGACAGCTAGctgtacatataaaatatgcaatattacAGCTAGCTTGCTTCGCGGTTTAAATTCAGACCATTGTGCACACTGTATTACATCCTCAGTCTGCTGAATCTTCATCTAAATGTCCATTTTCGTTTAGCAACCGCCGAGGACGACATACCGGCTTGTTCTCGTTGCAGCCCAGTGCACGACGTCTTCCATGTTGTTCCCGGCATTGACGGCGTTCGTGGCGGAGTACTTTCTCTGAGGGTGACCGTGCTTATTCTGGATCGCGGGATTCATTACGGCGGGCGGCACAGCGAGACAAGAAAAGAAGCAACTCGAGGAGAACGATGCGCTGGAACAAGACGTGGAATCCAAGGCGTATGATGAAAAACAAGCCATTTTCTCTCTTCGCTTTCGGTTTACGTTAATCAAATTCTTTGGTCGACTGGTTGTACAAGCGAAATTCAGGCGAGACAAGAATACGGAAGAATAGCTCACAAGCAACGCTATGAAATACCTTCGAACGTAATCGACGTTTAGCTGGCTGGTGTTAGATAACTGCCCTTTAACACATAAAAAACTGGAAACAGCAAGATTGAATTGTTTGCGACGTTTACTATATTATAAATAACTGACAGTAATAATTGATTAACACCATACTTTCTGCTTGCCGCTCATTTCCTTCTTTTCACGTTTGCCAGTTCCCTTCTCAGCCTCGTTTTTTTTAAGAGGATTTCATCAGAAATTTTAGGGAGCGTCTCGAAAGAGCCGATACATTCACACAAATTGTACGGTTTAGGGACAGTGGTATAATTACTGGCTGCCGTGCAAACCGCAGAAGGTGTCACGTTTAACTTGCGGTCTGTTATTCACTGACTGAGTCGGAATACAATCACGCACATATTTGAAATAAGTAAACTTGAAACATGTAGAAAAAATGATCACACAATCGAAGCattcagcaaaatgaaaaaagaaaaaaacttaaagCAGACCTTAGTTCACCATACCGCATAGACCACAGtcctatattacattacaggcatttagcagacgctcttatccagagcgatgtacaagtgcaacagttcaaggtgcagaggttcaaaagaaacacactagagtgaagtaaagatcgtagtgccagaagtgaccacatagatcaggactccaaccttgtagggtaacctgttcagcaaacaaacagcaaactATATTAACTACAGACTGGTCttgctatataaaataataataataataataataataataataatacaaactgacaggtgaaatcagttgGGTCCTATTTTCTGTGTGCGTGAGGAAATCTACCAAAAACCATCTGTGTTAAAGGGGTGGTGTTTACTGAGAGAAAATGGCAAGAAGCCGGTGGGttcccaggaccagggttgagaaacactgatcGACTAGCGGTTATGCTACACTGGTTCCTCGTAATGTATTAAATTAACCGCCTGCTAACGGAGTGTTGGGAAATTCTATCTGGGCAGTGAGAATATTCTGGGGGTTAAATCTGTTGCAGAGAACAACAAACGGAGATGCACTTGATCTGGATTGACTCTTCACACGTACTACCAATAACTCTTCCTACTCCCTGCGCACTCCAGTAGAAGGCAATTGGACTTTCGTTAAATTTTTAATCGTGCCGTGCCTACTACAGACCACCCTTAAGAAGGCTTTATAAAGAATGCATTGTGTCCTCCTTTTCAGAAAGCTTGAACTGCATTCTATGGCTCTACTGATGTATGGAACGTGATACAccattcataattcattaatGCCACAGAAGACCTGTTTATCAAGTAGCTACAATGCATTCTGGCATTCTGGGGCATTAATGATACACTGAACATATGAGAAACGTTCTAGACTGAAGGACATTTAGCTTTAAAATCCAGAGTTATCCTTATTAATTAATGTCTAATGTACAGTAATtactgtgtgttgtttgcattCACCTGCTCTGTCAGGACTATCAAgttgaaatttttttgttttgtttttttgttgtactcATTCCAGTATGGGAAATCACAGGAGGAAAATAACAAACTAGCATACATATAATtccagagagtgtgtgtttatcaaTGCAACTGGTTTTActtgcatataaacacacaaaacatttctgagCAAAACAGAAAGTGCACTCTAATCGTATTTATGACTGACCAAAAGTGAAAGGGAAAGGATCGGTCGGTGAACACAAACACGGAGCCTCAAACTCGAGCCAGCTTCGGCTTTCCGTCTCTCTCATTACCGCCAAGAACCTCCTTGCTGTAGAGGCCACAGTAGTGATAAGAGCTTTCATCAGTTaaaaggaagccattttaaaatggctttccCATAATGGCGATTCCCTATGGAAGGCTGAAGGCATCAGACACATTCAGTCATTAACAGGATACCAGCGCATGATTTTGTGGCTGAACTGTGCCAATAATCAGCCACGGTAGCTAAATCAGATCGTATTGACACTAGAGGTCTATGTTTTGAGGAAGGCCTATGCAGCCAGGATatgtggaagggggggggggggggttactttGTAGCTAGTTATGTGGATTGTTTTCAACCTCCCTGGAGGAACGAACAGGAAAACAAAGGCCTCTGCTTTGTTTCCCCATTATGGCTGGAGCCATTTGTTAAGAaccaagcaaaaacaaatacattacaattacaatgGCCGGCTTGTTTGTCATCTCCCAAATTAGCCGTGATTAAGCAGGACCCTGCACACTCAGAGTCACACAGCCGCACCGGTCATTCCCAGCATCCCGCTGCGCGGACGCGGGGAGGCTAACATAATAACAGCGCAAACTGATGAAATCATTACCTCAGTCTGGGTTGGAAACACTGGGCGTGATACTCAGACGGCTATGTCCCAACCCTCACCACAACGCAGAAAAGAGGATTTGGCCATACAGGGATTATCAGATAAACATTTCCCATAACAACCTGTTCCTTACTGGAGTACGCTGCTCTAGAATGTTCTTCCAGACAGTCAGATGTTTTTAGGGTTTCTACTGAATGAATGCTGCCTATGACATGATGCAATGTTCACTGTTTGTTTGACAGATATTGTGTAAGTAGAAATCTTATGCTATAAATCTCCCTAGAATGAATCTGAAGGAAACACACAATAGTGTCTTTGAaattcaagtttatttttttaaatcattatttagtgcaaataatattacaaaacatGAGCAAATAGATTCAAATGATAAGGAACACAATACACTTCTTATTTAAGTCcataaaatctaaaaaaaaaaaaaaaaaactgtgggaTGAAACTATGATGAATTTTAATGGTCACAATCATGAAATTATCAATATGTACAACACACTGAGTCCCGTTCATTTTGAACTTACATTCTGTCCCATTTTCATTGTTGGGCGGGGCTTATGCCACTGAGGAAGAATCCACATCCTTGGGaccactgcaaaaaaaggcCAACCTTTACCCAGAATTCCTCTGGCCGATGTGGGCCAGCTGAATATTAAAGATTCATGCCAATGCCCTCAACTGGGCATGTCAGTTTATGACAGTTTAAACAATCTTTTCCACTtgtgaaaacacacaggaacCGAGACAACCTCCCTTCTCTATGAGCTATACAGCAAGGGCCCCACGTTCAATCTAACCTCCACATGCTCTGAGCAATTCGTTATCAGCtcaagttaaggacaaagtACACTGCATTTCGACTGAATAGAGAGGCCTAGAAAGGCCACGTGATACTAAACAATCgacccgaaaaaaaaaaaaagaataatcaattctcccaagaaaaaaaaaaaaggttaattcCCTAATGTCACTTTCCCATTAGAACAGCTGGGGGTGCAAAGGCCAAAGGCCTTAGCATACTCAGTTTGGAAGCAGAAAGGTGTCAGGAAGCTGTTAAACATGTCAGTTGGGTTAAACAGGTGGAAATTCAAATGCTACATCTGTAACCTCATACTGGGTTCATATAATACCATGCCAGATGAACCAACTTGTTTTGCATTTGGTTTTGCTCCCACCAAAAGCCAAACAGAAAGGGACCGAAGTCAGCAGTAACTCTCGTAAATGAGCTGTGCTTCGGAAAGCAAGAGATAACAACagacaacagaaatgaatgtttaaaaaccAATGCGTCACCAGTAAGGTCACCCAGTTAAAATATCTTCTTTTAATTATCTAAGAATAGTGAATTCCACCAACTATACTTCAATATCATATAGGACAACTGGTAACCTATGGCCAAAATTAATACGGCCTTTTTAAAACTATGTTTCATCTATCATATAGGACACAGgtctaaaaaaaaacgttttcattttattttttcaacataatACACTAACATAGCACCTTGTGAACGAGAAAATATCTTGGCACCCAAGAGCCTTATAATGTGGTCCTAAGCAATTTTGAAATGACTATTCCTTCAATGTAACGGTTAATATAACAATTGGAATtgaataatttaactaattagcGGTTTCGCCCGAAATCCAACTTCACTCACTGAGCAACGCGTTAAATATTGGCTGGGTGCATACGTGACACCCCGAACACCCCTCCTTCGTTTAAAATAGGAGAGTTATTTCACAACAGCGCCAAGGCCTCTGAGCCACACCAGAATGGGCCTTCTGTCTCGCGCAGAGGGAAATCGCTATGCAAAGACGAGCGACCGGCGCCAGGAGTTCCACACGCACTGAACCCGCCAAGTCATCCGCTCAGGGTGGGAACTGCCCTCGCAGCTCCTGCAGTGCAGAGCGTCGATTCCCAGGGCAGGCACCACAGATTTCACCCCGTCATCAAGGTGCTTAACCCTCCCATCGCTTCAATAAATATCCGGCTCTATAAACGGATTGCACGAGGAAGAATGCAATCTGATGAAGTTGTTCCGGATAATAGTGTCTGCTAAATTTCTTAAATGTGAATAAATCTAAACTGttcaaatgttcaaaaaaatgaTCTGGTTTTTACAGTTTCATTCTTTCCTGAAGAATAAACAATCATATTCAGCTCCTACTAAAATGTGATTCCTTATGACATTCCCTTACTCTACGGACCAAAGCTTAGGAAGGAAGTAGATTCCACTTCATTTGTTCATCGACTGTTTCTATACTGAAGAAAAATAGTTCCCTTTTTCCTTTAAAAGAAGCttatttaaatcaaatgtaAGTTCAAAATGCTTGACAACTAAGACCAAAAGTGCAATAATCAACCAGTAGTAAATTCCAACGCATGCAATCGAAGTGCTATCTGAATATTACTCTGGACATATGTGGACACTTGTGTGGTAAGTGGGCACTTGTTTGAAATCAGACATCAAGGTAACATTATGTGTGGCTTtgacaaattgtttttttttttttttgtttgttttttttttaaacatcacacACTTATTCAACATAGAATCTTCAAAGAAAGGCCACCCAACGAGGAGGGAGATGGACATGAACTACACTATAAACACACCAAAGAGAGCCGTGAGCCAATGAAAGCCGGTTTGCCTGGGGAACAATGTCCCTTGGTTTCCCAAATTCATATACTTATGATCGAGCACGCCCAAAATCACGGgcttttttgaaaattacaGTACAAAAGCATTCATTCCATCCCACTCTCTGCTCTGAATGACTGGACCATACAATATTCACATACAACAATCTATGTATAAATCTGGTACATATACAAATCATATATACCATATGACGAGACATAGCTCGAATCGAGCCACAATTACAGAATGATACCATTAAAGAGAAATAACTTAAGAAGCTCTTTGTTCTTCTCAGGTCCCTGTGGGGCTTGTCGCGTCGAGTCAGCAGTGGTTTCGCATTGGACCCTTTCCGGTGTTCCGGACCCGTCTACAGACAGGCGCGTCTGTGACAGAGCCTTcaccctggcctggcctggcctggcctggcctggcctggttTGGCATGGCACAGCTCGGTTGGGCACTCCTGTTCCACTGCAGCCGGCCTTGTCCTCGTCTTCAGCGACTGAAGTTCTGCGTACAGGCCCTCCTGCCAGCGGTCAGaggccccgccctgctcccGGCTCTGCTGTCCGTCATTGGCCTGACAGTGATTAGCCCCGCCTCTACAGTATCCAGTGATGACCCTCCATCACCGAGTCTCAGCGTCTCCTGGGAAGAAGACTTATGACCACGCCCCCACTGGGGGGAATAACCCAGCTCCGAGCAGCGAGACCCCTCCGTctcccgacacacacacacacacgcacacgcacacacacgcacgcgcacgcgcacgcacacgcgcacgcgcacacgcacacacacgcacacacacgcaaacacacgcgcacacgcacacacacgcacacgcacacgcacacacacacacacacacacaggcacacgcacacacagacacccgcaaaagcacacacacacacacacacacacacacacacacacgcaaaagcacacacacacacacacacacacgcacacaggcacacgcacacagacacccgcaaacgcacgcaaacacacacgcaaacccgcacgcaggcacacacacacgcacatacacacagacacccgcaaacgcacgcaaacacacacgcaaacccgTACGcgtacacgcaaacacacaccacacacacacacacacacacgcacacatgcacacacgcacacacgcacgcacacacacacacgctacctAACCGTCTCTGcactcccttcccttccctccctaGCGGGTGGCATCGGGCCCCCCCATGCCCAGCTGGTGCCAGTCGACCCAGCGGTGGCCGGGCGTCATGGTCCTGAGGGGGATGAAGACCTCTCCCAGCAGGgtgttttcccagaatgcaccctcGCTCAGCGCTCGCAGGTGGATCACCCGCTGCTGCAGGTCGCCCCGCGGAATCCCGGCATACACCAGCTGCAGGGGAGACAGGAAACGCATCACCAAAGCAGCTCAGTCTGCTCCACACGCACAAGGCACAGCCCGGACCTGCTTTAGTACCGCATACTCCAGCGGTTTCACATCAACTTCCTCAGAGCCATGGCGGAGGAGCCACACTGTGCGCCCGATGCGGACTTTTAATCAACAGTTGTACCAAAAGGTACATTTCAAAGACAAGCTAGTGACAGAGTTTCAATACAGAGCATTGAAGGTTTTGTCCCTGAATTGTTGCACCCCGTACTCCACTGTAGGaaacatgcacactgacacCGTCTATCAAAGCAGGGTGTTTCGGCTGCACTGAACCGCTCCCCTCACTCATCCGAGCCAACATTTCTGCAGGGTCTTTATCTTCAGAGACATGGGTCTCTGACTGAATGACACACGACCTGTGGGCCCCCTGGTGCGGCAGACAAAGGGCCTGTGGGCCCCCTGGTGCAGCAGACACACGGCCTGTGGGCCCCCTGGTGCAGCAGACACATGGCCTGTGGGCCCCCTGGTGCAGCAAACACACGGCCTGTGGGCCCCCTGGTGCAGCAGACACAGCCTGTGGGCCCCCTGGTGCAGCAGACACACGGCCTGTGGGCCCCCTGGTGCAGCAGACACACGGCCTGTGGGCCCCCTGGTGCAGCAGACACAGCCTGTGGGCCCCCTGGTGCAGCAGACACACGGCCTGTGGGCCCCCTGGTGCAGCAGACACAACCTGTGGGCCCCCTGGGGTCTGCGCTCTCCGAGGCCCgtgtctctctcaccatctcgTTGTAGGTGGGGTTGCAGGTGCGTTTGGCCGCCTTGGTCTTCCGCTTGCTGGTCTTCTGAGGGTCGGGGAGGAGGTACAGTTTGACGTAGGGGTCGGGGTCCGTGCCGTCCTGCAGGGGTTGCTGCGACAGAAGGGGCAAAGGGCAAAGGTCAAGTCTGAGGAGGCTTCCACGTCACTGGCTGATGTTTCCTGGGTTTTCTGTTCAACCCCATTTCTACCACACTAGAGACTCGGGTATAAATCCATCAGTACTCAGACCACCACACGGCACCAGAATCGCTCTCGTCAAAAAAAGTCTGCAGATTAAGCTACTCCGGTATGTATATGCAATCCGAATTTCACAGCTataaggaaa
This window contains:
- the LOC135237339 gene encoding uncharacterized protein LOC135237339, which produces MFKGMHSDGLYRKENAAPAADPGLSVTTLRHANQDSPWIGILSVVSRPALAFLQKYFPGSPTTPNGVSGWQDGDIKRRFKGKNAFLDQPDLIPEAERDLAYHLHYQSGTNGICSSSTAAVSWLSADSLRELGINDSADIDVNMRQQTSAVGYLASVKNVISHVLVNKVSGQDVTVKNPEYHRGLARDDWPSDPVSVASRAKSNWLWDGIWGSADSSQGWLSSFLWRACSVASDQHCPEIDSGIHCQRAESGTTAGVAKPTDLFEQRDYGEPIHGESAGPSSNKGEPDNGSRQSVRPESLPSSEKTLLVCQPVCERLTGIRAATACSEVAVLTPDQDNGYSSLEEEHSNFRMHLVEPACPEQARSGPGEGAEELALPAEGRTSVEAGAGELSDVEATSAGREGEEASGESDLSDLSDTDEEAEPEVLTPPHPQVPGCQNKAIAYIMGSPCSEGSESELEEDSDWDSQDDDDGFDSEGSSDFCDSDDEEEEEEEDAEDGESDAEEADGEVEQLWNSLCRSGDPYDPRNFTAALRTTPARGVAQGEEEEEEVPEEGPCSLRPLPPEEESWEEASDVDEAESLRLWTSFSCAADPYSPLNFRGPLRTRDESRGPGKRPAPPARPAPPSPFLSPDAEDRMDSGFSEAMVLPVQPAPCSAKLKKVRFVEEVEVFYASGDEDRRGPWEEFARDRCRFFRRVQETEHAIGYCLAPPFRLSIFNRLYPSC